Proteins from a single region of Verrucosispora sp. NA02020:
- a CDS encoding acetolactate synthase large subunit, whose amino-acid sequence MTRPTPETLAHSARRARSAAETTDAARAAAPTPAVRPTQAQAEVSGAGSLVRSLEALGVDVVFGIPGGAILPAYDPLYDSTVRHILVRHEQGAGHAATGYAQATGRVGVCIATSGPGATNLVTPIADAYMDSVPLVAITGQVARPSIGTDAFQEADIQGITLPVTKHNFLVQNATEIPRVLAEAFHLASTGRPGPVLVDIPKDVLQAPTTFAWPPTLDLPGYRPTLHPHGKQIREAARLMSNARRPVLYVGGGVLKAGATEGLRKLAELTGIPVITTLMALGAFPDSHRQHLGMPGMHGTVAAVYGLQKADLIVALGARFDDRVTGKLDSFAPDAAVVHADIDPAEIGKNRHADVPIVGDARHVIDELLAAVNAERAAGRGTDLTDWWAQLDDLRERYPLGYEEPGDGTLSPQYVIKRLGEIVGPDAIYVAGVGQHQMWASQFISYEKPQTWLNSGGLGTMGYAVPAAMGAKVGMPETVVWAIDGDGCFQMTNQELATCALEGIPVKIAVINNGNLGMVRQWQTLFYGERYSNTDLGTHKHRIPDFVKLAEALGCIGLRCENAEDVDKTIEAAMAINDAPVVIDFVVGKDAMVWPMVAAGTSNDEIMFARGVRPTFDEDDI is encoded by the coding sequence ATGACGAGACCCACGCCAGAGACCCTCGCCCACTCCGCCCGGCGGGCCCGTAGCGCCGCCGAGACCACCGACGCCGCCCGCGCCGCCGCCCCCACCCCGGCGGTACGCCCCACCCAGGCCCAGGCCGAGGTCTCGGGCGCCGGTTCGCTGGTGCGTTCCCTTGAGGCGCTCGGCGTCGACGTCGTCTTCGGTATCCCGGGTGGCGCGATCCTTCCGGCGTACGACCCGCTCTACGACTCGACCGTCCGGCACATCCTGGTCCGGCACGAGCAGGGCGCCGGGCACGCGGCCACCGGCTACGCGCAGGCCACCGGCCGGGTCGGGGTGTGCATCGCCACCTCCGGGCCGGGCGCGACGAACCTGGTCACCCCGATCGCCGACGCGTACATGGACTCGGTGCCGCTGGTGGCGATCACCGGTCAGGTGGCGCGGCCCTCGATCGGCACGGACGCCTTCCAGGAGGCGGACATCCAGGGCATCACGCTGCCGGTGACCAAGCACAACTTCCTGGTGCAGAACGCCACCGAGATCCCTCGGGTGCTGGCCGAGGCGTTCCACCTGGCCTCGACCGGTCGTCCCGGGCCGGTGCTGGTGGACATCCCCAAGGACGTGCTCCAGGCGCCGACCACCTTCGCCTGGCCGCCCACCCTGGACCTGCCCGGCTACCGGCCCACCCTGCACCCGCACGGCAAGCAGATCCGGGAGGCGGCCCGGCTGATGAGCAACGCCCGTCGCCCGGTGCTCTACGTCGGTGGCGGTGTGCTCAAGGCCGGCGCCACCGAGGGCCTGCGCAAGCTGGCCGAGCTGACCGGCATCCCGGTGATCACCACGCTGATGGCGTTGGGCGCCTTCCCCGACTCGCACCGGCAGCACCTGGGCATGCCCGGCATGCACGGCACCGTCGCCGCCGTCTACGGCCTGCAGAAGGCTGACCTGATCGTGGCGTTGGGCGCCCGGTTCGACGACCGGGTCACCGGCAAGCTGGACTCGTTCGCCCCGGACGCCGCCGTGGTGCACGCCGACATCGACCCGGCCGAGATCGGCAAGAACCGGCACGCGGACGTGCCGATCGTGGGCGACGCCCGGCACGTCATCGACGAGCTGCTGGCGGCGGTCAACGCCGAGCGGGCCGCGGGCCGTGGCACCGACCTCACCGACTGGTGGGCGCAGCTCGACGACCTGCGTGAGCGGTACCCGCTGGGCTACGAGGAGCCCGGCGACGGCACCCTCTCCCCGCAGTACGTGATCAAGCGGCTGGGGGAGATCGTCGGGCCGGACGCGATCTACGTCGCCGGGGTCGGCCAGCACCAGATGTGGGCCTCCCAGTTCATCTCGTACGAGAAGCCGCAGACCTGGCTGAACTCCGGCGGTCTCGGGACCATGGGGTACGCGGTGCCGGCGGCGATGGGCGCCAAGGTCGGCATGCCGGAGACGGTGGTCTGGGCGATCGACGGCGACGGCTGCTTCCAGATGACCAACCAGGAGCTGGCCACCTGTGCCCTGGAGGGCATCCCGGTCAAGATCGCCGTGATCAACAACGGCAACCTCGGCATGGTCCGCCAGTGGCAGACGCTGTTCTACGGCGAGCGGTACTCCAACACCGACCTCGGCACCCACAAGCACCGCATCCCGGACTTCGTCAAGCTCGCCGAGGCGCTGGGCTGCATCGGGCTGCGGTGCGAGAACGCCGAGGACGTCGACAAGACCATCGAGGCCGCTATGGCCATCAACGACGCGCCCGTGGTGATCGACTTCGTGGTCGGCAAGGACGCCATGGTCTGGCCGATGGTCGCTGCCGGCACCAGCAACGACGAGATCATGTTCGCCCGTGGCGTCCGCCCGACCTTCGACGAGGATGACATCTGA
- the ilvN gene encoding acetolactate synthase small subunit, with translation MTMHTLSVLVENKPGVLARVSGLFSRRGFNIDSLAVGETENPDVSRITIVVNAESSPLEQVTKQLNKLVNVLKIVELDPSTSVARELLLVKVRADRNARAQVLETVNLFRARVVDVASDTLTIEATGTPDKLDALLRDLEPFGIKEMVQSGLVAIGRGSRAITAGPALRAA, from the coding sequence ATGACCATGCATACTCTCTCCGTGTTGGTGGAGAACAAGCCGGGTGTGCTGGCCCGCGTCTCCGGGCTGTTCTCCCGTCGCGGGTTCAACATCGACAGTCTCGCCGTCGGTGAGACCGAGAACCCGGACGTCTCCCGGATCACCATCGTGGTCAACGCCGAGTCGTCCCCGCTGGAGCAGGTCACCAAGCAGCTCAACAAGCTGGTCAACGTGCTCAAGATCGTCGAGTTGGACCCGTCGACCTCGGTGGCGCGCGAGCTGCTGCTGGTGAAGGTGCGCGCGGACCGCAACGCCCGCGCCCAGGTCCTGGAGACGGTCAACCTGTTCCGGGCCCGGGTGGTCGACGTGGCCTCCGACACGCTCACCATCGAGGCCACCGGCACCCCGGACAAGCTCGACGCGCTGCTGCGCGACCTCGAACCCTTCGGGATCAAGGAGATGGTGCAGTCGGGTCTGGTGGCGATCGGCCGCGGTTCGCGCGCCATCACCGCCGGCCCCGCGCTGCGGGCCGCCTGA
- the ilvC gene encoding ketol-acid reductoisomerase: MSVEVYYDDDADLGLIQSKKVAVIGYGSQGHAHALSLRDSGVDVVVGLKEGSKSRAKAEEQGLRVLTPAEAAAEADVIMVLAPDTAQRHIYAESIAPNLSAGKALFFGHGFNIRYGLITPPAEVDVAMVAPKGPGHLVRRQYSDGKGVPCLVAVEQDASGSALALALSYAKGIGGTRAGAIKTSFKEETETDLFGEQAVLCGGAAALVQTGFEVLTEAGYAPEVAYFECLHELKLIVDLMYEGGIARMRYSVSDTAEYGDLSRGPRVIDGRVKEEMRKILGEIQNGEFAREWVAEDEAGRPNFGKWQAEGAAHPIEETGAKLRGMMSWVDRPITETA, encoded by the coding sequence ATGAGCGTTGAGGTGTACTACGACGACGACGCCGACCTGGGCCTGATCCAGTCGAAGAAGGTCGCCGTGATCGGGTACGGCAGCCAGGGCCACGCCCACGCGTTGTCGCTGCGCGACTCGGGTGTCGACGTGGTGGTCGGTCTGAAGGAGGGCTCGAAGAGCCGGGCCAAGGCGGAGGAGCAGGGCCTGCGGGTGCTCACCCCGGCCGAGGCGGCCGCAGAGGCCGACGTGATCATGGTGCTGGCGCCGGACACCGCGCAGCGTCACATCTACGCCGAGTCGATCGCGCCGAACCTCAGCGCCGGCAAGGCGCTGTTCTTCGGGCACGGCTTCAACATCCGGTACGGCCTGATCACGCCGCCGGCCGAGGTGGACGTGGCGATGGTCGCCCCGAAGGGCCCCGGTCACCTGGTCCGCCGGCAGTACTCCGACGGCAAGGGCGTGCCCTGTCTGGTCGCCGTCGAGCAGGACGCCAGTGGCAGCGCGCTCGCGCTGGCCCTGTCGTACGCCAAGGGCATCGGTGGCACCCGGGCGGGCGCCATCAAGACCTCCTTCAAGGAGGAGACCGAGACCGACCTCTTCGGCGAGCAGGCGGTCCTCTGCGGCGGTGCCGCGGCGCTGGTGCAGACCGGTTTCGAGGTGCTCACCGAGGCCGGGTACGCCCCCGAGGTGGCCTACTTCGAGTGCCTGCACGAGCTGAAGCTCATCGTCGACCTGATGTACGAGGGCGGCATCGCCCGGATGCGGTACAGCGTCTCCGACACCGCCGAGTACGGCGACCTGTCCCGGGGCCCGCGCGTCATCGACGGCCGGGTCAAGGAGGAGATGCGCAAGATCCTCGGTGAGATCCAGAACGGCGAGTTCGCCCGCGAGTGGGTCGCCGAGGACGAGGCCGGCCGCCCCAACTTCGGCAAGTGGCAGGCGGAGGGCGCGGCGCACCCGATCGAGGAGACCGGCGCCAAGCTGCGCGGCATGATGAGCTGGGTCGACCGGCCGATCACCGAGACGGCCTGA
- the serA gene encoding phosphoglycerate dehydrogenase produces the protein MTPVVLIAEELAPAAIEVLAHDFDVRHVDGTDRPALLSALSEAHAVIVRSATQIDAEAIAAAPRLKVVARAGVGLDNVEVPAATARGVMVVNAPTSNIVSAAEQAVALLLAVARNTASASAALKAGEWKRSKYTGVEMQGKTVGVVGLGRIGVLFAQRIAAFGTRLIAYDPYIQPARAAQLGVRLVGLEELLRESDFISIHLPKTPETVGLIGEKELSIVKPGVRIVNAARGGLVDEQALADALAEGRVAGAGVDVYAKEPCTSSPLFALDNVVATPHLGASTAEAQDKAGLAVAKSVKLALQGEFVPDAVNVQAGGVVAEDVRPLLPLAEKLGRAFTAVAGGIAASVTVEVRGEIVDHDVTVLKLAATKGLFSSVVEEQVTYVNAPHLAAQRGVEVSLTTQTDTVEYPVLVTVRGALPDGRTVSVSGTVTHAGTRDIIKLTEVDGFDVEIGAEGILLFLRYADRPGVVGTVGTLLGEAGINIAAMQVARREAGGETLMTLTVDQALGAELLTSAADSIGATSASAADLRDE, from the coding sequence ATGACTCCTGTCGTACTGATCGCCGAAGAACTCGCCCCCGCCGCCATCGAGGTGCTCGCCCACGACTTCGACGTCCGGCACGTCGACGGCACCGACCGCCCGGCTCTGCTCTCGGCGCTCTCCGAGGCCCACGCCGTCATCGTCCGCAGTGCCACCCAGATCGACGCCGAGGCGATCGCCGCCGCTCCGCGACTCAAGGTCGTGGCCCGCGCCGGGGTGGGTCTGGACAACGTCGAGGTGCCCGCCGCCACCGCGCGGGGTGTCATGGTCGTCAACGCCCCCACCTCGAACATCGTCTCCGCTGCCGAGCAGGCCGTCGCCCTGCTGCTCGCGGTCGCCCGCAACACCGCCAGCGCCAGCGCCGCGCTCAAGGCGGGGGAGTGGAAGCGGTCCAAGTACACCGGTGTGGAGATGCAGGGCAAGACCGTCGGCGTGGTGGGCCTGGGCCGCATCGGCGTGCTGTTCGCGCAGCGCATCGCGGCGTTCGGCACCCGGCTGATCGCGTACGACCCGTACATCCAGCCGGCCCGCGCCGCGCAGCTCGGCGTACGCCTGGTCGGGCTGGAGGAGTTGCTGCGGGAGAGCGACTTCATCTCCATCCACCTGCCGAAGACCCCGGAGACCGTGGGCCTGATCGGTGAGAAGGAGCTGTCCATCGTCAAGCCGGGCGTGCGGATCGTCAACGCCGCCCGGGGCGGCCTGGTCGACGAGCAGGCGCTGGCCGACGCGCTGGCCGAGGGCCGCGTCGCGGGCGCCGGTGTGGACGTGTACGCCAAGGAGCCGTGCACCTCCTCGCCGCTGTTCGCCCTCGACAACGTGGTGGCCACCCCGCACCTGGGCGCCTCCACCGCCGAGGCGCAGGACAAGGCCGGTCTGGCCGTGGCCAAGAGCGTCAAGCTGGCCCTGCAGGGCGAGTTCGTGCCGGACGCGGTCAACGTGCAGGCCGGCGGTGTGGTCGCCGAGGACGTACGCCCGCTGCTGCCGCTGGCCGAGAAGCTCGGCCGGGCCTTCACCGCGGTCGCCGGTGGGATCGCCGCCAGCGTCACCGTCGAGGTGCGCGGCGAGATCGTCGACCACGACGTCACCGTGCTCAAGCTCGCCGCCACCAAGGGGCTGTTCAGCTCGGTGGTGGAGGAGCAGGTCACCTACGTCAACGCGCCGCACCTGGCCGCCCAGCGTGGTGTGGAGGTGTCGCTGACCACCCAGACCGACACCGTCGAGTACCCCGTCCTGGTCACCGTGCGCGGCGCGCTGCCCGACGGCCGTACGGTGAGCGTCTCCGGCACGGTGACCCACGCGGGCACCCGGGACATCATCAAGCTGACCGAGGTGGACGGCTTCGACGTGGAGATCGGTGCGGAGGGCATCCTGCTGTTCCTCCGCTACGCCGACCGCCCGGGCGTGGTCGGCACCGTCGGCACGCTGCTCGGTGAGGCCGGCATCAACATCGCCGCGATGCAGGTGGCCCGTCGGGAGGCCGGCGGCGAGACGCTGATGACCCTCACCGTCGACCAGGCGCTCGGTGCCGAGCTGCTCACCTCGGCCGCCGACTCGATCGGCGCGACCTCGGCCAGCGCGGCGGACCTGCGCGACGAGTAG
- a CDS encoding FAD:protein FMN transferase: protein MWTDEQPRTRWIDPAVFRYRRPDLRLGTRDPKPDRTGTVTGDRIAVTHTVRTSTAQYRLMLNAPEWLGRRGVGEALRDAVAELRAIDLTYGPNRPGSLVSRLRRGEISAESYPPLAELVDRCAAMRAATDGWFDAWAVPGGFDPGGLLGGWAVERAAARLRAAGIHDYAVLAGADLVVRGNAAHGGPWRIAVHHPTDRRREPLVLEMTAGAIGTSGVTGRQGHVVDPHTGGPADELVAATVVGPDLSVADAYATALYAAGSAGLSWFRGDSDYHALFAARR, encoded by the coding sequence ATGTGGACCGACGAGCAGCCACGGACCCGCTGGATCGACCCGGCGGTCTTCCGCTACCGCCGGCCCGACCTGCGACTGGGCACCCGTGACCCGAAGCCGGACCGCACCGGCACGGTGACCGGTGACCGGATCGCCGTCACACACACGGTCCGCACCTCGACCGCGCAGTACCGCCTGATGCTGAACGCGCCGGAGTGGCTGGGCCGCCGGGGAGTCGGCGAGGCGCTGCGGGACGCGGTCGCCGAACTGCGGGCCATCGACCTGACCTACGGCCCGAACCGGCCGGGGAGCCTGGTGTCCCGGCTGCGTCGGGGCGAGATCAGCGCCGAGTCGTACCCGCCGCTGGCGGAGCTGGTCGACCGCTGCGCCGCCATGCGGGCGGCGACGGACGGCTGGTTCGACGCCTGGGCGGTGCCCGGCGGATTCGACCCGGGCGGCCTGCTCGGCGGCTGGGCGGTCGAACGGGCCGCGGCCCGGCTGCGCGCCGCCGGCATCCACGACTACGCCGTGCTCGCCGGCGCCGACCTGGTGGTACGCGGCAACGCCGCACACGGTGGGCCGTGGCGGATCGCGGTGCACCACCCGACCGACCGGCGCCGGGAACCGCTGGTGCTGGAGATGACGGCGGGTGCGATCGGCACCTCCGGGGTGACCGGACGGCAGGGGCACGTGGTGGATCCGCACACCGGTGGACCCGCCGACGAACTGGTCGCCGCCACGGTGGTCGGTCCCGACCTGTCGGTGGCCGACGCGTACGCCACCGCCCTGTACGCCGCCGGGTCGGCCGGACTGTCCTGGTTCCGTGGTGATTCGGACTACCACGCGTTGTTCGCCGCCCGGCGCTGA
- a CDS encoding 3-isopropylmalate dehydrogenase: MARIAVVAGDGIGPEVVAEARKVIDAVLPGVEATEYDLGAARYHRTGEVLPDSVLAELAEHDAILLGAVGDPTVPPGVLERGLLLKLRFAFDQYVNLRPSRLWPGVASPLATVKSGEVDLVVVREGTEGLYAGAGGALHRGTPAEIATEESLNTRHGVERVVRDAFARARRRERRKVTLVHKTNVLTHAGSLWARTFEAVAAEHPDVTTEYQHVDAAAMFLVTQPQRYDVVVTDNLFGDILTDIAAAVTGGIGLAASGSINPDGTFPSMFEPVHGSAPDIAGRGVADPVAAVLSAALLLDQLGHADAAARITAAVSAELAARGPDVALRTAEVGDRIAAQVTA; this comes from the coding sequence GTGGCACGGATCGCGGTGGTGGCCGGGGACGGGATCGGACCCGAGGTGGTCGCGGAGGCCCGCAAGGTCATCGACGCGGTACTCCCCGGAGTCGAGGCGACCGAGTACGACCTCGGCGCGGCACGTTACCACCGCACCGGCGAGGTGCTGCCCGACTCGGTGCTGGCCGAGCTGGCCGAGCACGACGCGATCCTGCTCGGCGCGGTCGGCGACCCGACCGTCCCGCCCGGCGTGTTGGAGCGGGGCCTGCTGCTCAAGCTGCGGTTCGCCTTCGACCAGTACGTCAACCTCCGCCCGTCGCGCCTCTGGCCGGGCGTGGCCAGCCCGCTGGCCACCGTCAAGTCCGGCGAGGTGGACCTGGTGGTCGTCCGTGAGGGCACCGAGGGTCTCTACGCCGGTGCCGGCGGCGCGCTGCACCGGGGCACCCCGGCGGAGATCGCCACCGAGGAGAGCCTGAACACCCGGCACGGGGTGGAACGGGTGGTCCGGGACGCCTTCGCCCGCGCCCGTCGGCGCGAGCGGCGCAAGGTGACCCTGGTGCACAAGACCAACGTGCTCACCCACGCCGGCTCGTTGTGGGCCCGCACCTTCGAGGCGGTGGCCGCCGAGCACCCGGACGTCACCACCGAGTACCAGCACGTCGACGCCGCCGCCATGTTCCTGGTCACCCAGCCCCAGCGGTACGACGTGGTGGTCACCGACAACCTCTTCGGCGACATCCTCACCGACATCGCCGCCGCAGTCACCGGCGGGATCGGCCTGGCCGCCAGCGGCAGCATCAACCCGGACGGGACATTCCCGTCGATGTTCGAGCCGGTGCACGGCTCCGCGCCGGACATCGCCGGCCGTGGCGTGGCCGACCCGGTCGCCGCCGTACTCTCCGCTGCCCTGCTGCTCGACCAGCTCGGGCACGCCGACGCCGCCGCCCGGATCACCGCCGCGGTCAGCGCGGAGCTGGCCGCCCGTGGCCCGGACGTAGCCCTGCGCACGGCAGAGGTGGGCGACCGGATCGCCGCGCAGGTAACCGCCTGA
- a CDS encoding branched-chain amino acid aminotransferase, with amino-acid sequence MSGGDKLDFEIRPNPAPVSAADRAALLANPGFGRVFTDHMITVRYAEGKGWYDARVEARGPIPMDPASAVLHYAQEIFEGMKAYRATDGGVTMFRPYANAARFNVSATRMAMPTLPEETFVDSLHRLIEIDREWIPEGEDGSLYLRPFMFASEVFLGVRPANEYLYSVIASPVGAYFSGGVKPVTVWVSPDYTRAGPGGTGAAKCGGNYAASLAAQAQAIEHGCDQVVFLDAVERKYVDELGGMNVFFVYDDGSIATPPLTGTILPGITRESVIMLAEAAGHRVEERPVTFDEWRADAASGRLREVFACGTAAVITPIGAVRFPEGEFAVGGGEPGTVTMGLRQQLVDIQRGKGADPSGWVHRVL; translated from the coding sequence ATGAGCGGTGGTGACAAGCTCGACTTCGAGATCCGTCCGAATCCCGCGCCGGTATCCGCCGCCGATCGGGCCGCGCTGCTGGCCAACCCGGGATTCGGTCGGGTGTTCACCGATCACATGATCACTGTCCGTTACGCCGAGGGCAAGGGCTGGTACGACGCCCGGGTCGAGGCGCGCGGGCCGATCCCGATGGATCCCGCCAGCGCGGTGCTGCACTACGCGCAGGAGATCTTCGAGGGGATGAAGGCGTACCGCGCCACGGACGGCGGGGTCACCATGTTCCGCCCGTACGCCAACGCGGCCCGGTTCAACGTCTCGGCCACCAGGATGGCGATGCCGACGCTGCCCGAGGAGACCTTCGTCGACTCGCTGCACCGGCTGATCGAGATCGACCGCGAGTGGATTCCGGAGGGCGAGGACGGCAGCCTCTATCTGCGGCCGTTCATGTTCGCCAGCGAGGTCTTCCTCGGTGTGCGGCCCGCCAACGAGTACCTCTACTCGGTGATCGCCTCGCCGGTGGGGGCGTACTTCTCCGGTGGGGTCAAGCCGGTGACGGTCTGGGTCTCGCCCGACTACACCCGGGCCGGGCCCGGTGGCACCGGCGCGGCCAAGTGCGGCGGCAACTACGCCGCCTCGCTGGCCGCCCAGGCGCAGGCCATCGAGCACGGCTGTGACCAGGTGGTCTTCCTGGACGCGGTGGAGCGCAAGTACGTCGACGAGTTGGGCGGCATGAACGTCTTCTTCGTCTACGACGACGGCTCGATCGCCACCCCGCCGCTGACCGGCACCATCCTGCCCGGCATCACCCGGGAATCGGTGATCATGCTGGCCGAGGCGGCCGGACACCGGGTCGAGGAGCGTCCGGTGACCTTCGACGAGTGGCGGGCCGACGCCGCCAGCGGCCGACTGCGCGAGGTCTTCGCCTGCGGTACGGCTGCGGTGATCACGCCGATCGGCGCGGTGCGCTTCCCCGAGGGGGAGTTCGCCGTCGGTGGCGGCGAGCCGGGCACGGTGACGATGGGCCTGCGTCAGCAGCTCGTCGACATCCAGCGAGGCAAGGGCGCCGACCCGTCCGGCTGGGTCCACCGCGTGCTCTGA
- a CDS encoding tyrosine-protein phosphatase: MDAIEVNRRIPFTTTFNFRDVGGYRGHDGRTVRTGRLYRSDSLHRIDDGDRDAFAALGVRTVIDLRRPHEVERDGRVPDFDGLTYRNIHPEHAEWAGLDESHTDLARYLADRYADLARTGTAGLAEAIGLIADAANSPVVVHCVAGKDRTGIVCGLTLAVLGVDDEEIASDYALSTEASQRFSAWVAATLPDAAPLPAPFLSSPSEAMLLFLTEIRAGHGSVEDYLRHAGVTDEQLTALRTHLLA; this comes from the coding sequence GTGGACGCCATCGAGGTCAACCGCAGGATCCCGTTCACCACCACGTTCAACTTCCGAGACGTCGGCGGTTATCGGGGACACGACGGTCGCACCGTACGCACCGGCCGGCTCTACCGCTCCGACTCGCTGCACCGCATCGACGACGGCGACCGGGACGCCTTCGCGGCGCTCGGTGTCCGCACCGTCATCGACCTGCGGCGGCCGCACGAGGTCGAACGCGACGGCCGGGTCCCCGACTTCGACGGGTTGACCTACCGCAACATCCATCCCGAGCACGCGGAGTGGGCCGGGCTGGACGAGTCCCACACCGACCTGGCCCGCTACCTCGCCGACCGGTACGCCGACCTGGCCCGTACCGGCACCGCCGGGCTGGCCGAGGCGATCGGGCTGATCGCCGACGCGGCGAACAGCCCGGTGGTGGTGCACTGCGTGGCCGGCAAGGACCGCACCGGGATCGTCTGCGGGCTGACCCTCGCCGTGCTCGGCGTCGACGACGAGGAGATCGCGTCGGACTACGCGCTGAGCACCGAGGCCTCGCAACGGTTCAGCGCGTGGGTCGCCGCCACCCTGCCCGACGCCGCGCCGCTGCCGGCGCCGTTCCTGTCCTCGCCGTCCGAGGCGATGCTGCTCTTCCTCACCGAGATCCGCGCGGGCCACGGCTCGGTCGAGGACTACCTGCGGCACGCCGGGGTCACCGACGAGCAGCTCACCGCCCTGCGCACCCACCTGCTCGCCTAG
- a CDS encoding PRC-barrel domain-containing protein: MDRLNPDSTHATPDPALHGTPSDPTLRAVSSEDVTIQGDQGTVPGGAPAGAFDPWSYRDEAGVAGANLVGYKVEATDGSIGKIDSNSAEVNASYLVVDTGPWIFGKKVMLPAGTVNHVDHEEQKVYVDREKDQIKAAPEYDETATDPAYRDKLGGYYNDTYAATPPGAPR, translated from the coding sequence ATGGACAGGCTCAACCCGGACAGCACGCACGCCACGCCCGACCCGGCGCTGCACGGCACCCCGTCCGACCCGACGCTGCGCGCGGTGTCGAGCGAGGACGTCACCATCCAGGGCGACCAGGGGACGGTGCCCGGCGGCGCCCCCGCCGGCGCCTTCGACCCGTGGAGCTACCGGGACGAGGCCGGGGTGGCCGGCGCCAACCTGGTCGGCTACAAGGTCGAGGCCACCGACGGGTCGATCGGCAAGATCGACAGCAACAGCGCCGAGGTCAACGCGAGCTACCTGGTCGTCGACACCGGGCCGTGGATCTTCGGCAAGAAGGTCATGCTGCCCGCCGGCACCGTCAACCACGTCGACCACGAGGAGCAGAAGGTCTACGTCGACCGCGAGAAGGACCAGATCAAGGCCGCTCCGGAGTACGACGAGACGGCCACCGACCCGGCGTACCGCGACAAGCTCGGCGGCTACTACAACGACACGTACGCCGCCACTCCGCCCGGCGCTCCCCGCTGA